Proteins encoded together in one Ipomoea triloba cultivar NCNSP0323 chromosome 4, ASM357664v1 window:
- the LOC116015777 gene encoding sugar transport protein 8-like, with protein MAHAIAVEKGSGDFPAKLTGQVFLCCIVAAFGGFMFGYDIGISGGVTSMDDFLKKFFPTVYVKKHEAKEDNYCKYDNEYLQLFTSSLYLAAMVCSLIASKCCRRFGRKPTMQFASLFFLIGAVLNAAAMNLGMLIAGRICLGAGVGFGNQAVPLFISEIAPPKYRGALNCSFQLLITFGILIANLINYGTSRMVGYGWRISLGGAAVPALILGFGSLLIHETPTSLIERGKKDEGLAALKKIRGLENVEREYDEIVRATEMANKIKHPFRNLMKRSSRPQLVCGTLLALFQQFTGMNVIMFYAPVLFQTVGFGANASLLSAVITGCVNAVSTVVTILFADSFGRRFLLVEGAIQMLAGQCVAGGILAVHLQSTNAIPEKYAHILVIVVCVFVAGFAWSWGPLGWLIPSEIFPLETRTAGFFFAVSTNMICTFIIAQAFLTMMCHMKSATFFFFAVWIVVMMCFTIFFLPETKGIPIDEMNERAWKKHWYWKKYCIEEDEQKKSGDQADEDRSVISQ; from the exons ATGGCCCATGCGATTGCCGTCGAGAAGGGTTCCGGTGATTTTCCGGCAAAACTCACCGGACAAGTATTCCTTTGCTGCATCGTTGCTGCCTTTGGTGGTTTCATGTTTGGCTACGACATTGGTATTTCAG GTGGAGTGACATCCATGGATGATTTCCTGAAGAAGTTTTTTCCGACGGTTTACGTAAAAAAGCACGAGGCTAAGGAGGACAACTATTGCAAGTACGATAATGAATACTTGCAGCTGTTCACCTCTTCCTTGTACCTCGCCGCCATGGTGTGCAGCTTGATAGCGTCGAAGTGCTGCCGCCGTTTCGGCCGGAAACCTACCATGCAATTCGCCTCCCTCTTCTTCCTCATCGGCGCTGTCCTCAACGCCGCCGCCATGAATCTTGGTATGCTCATTGCTGGCCGCATTTGTCTCGGCGCCGGCGTTGGTTTTGGCAACCag GCGGTGCCATTGTTCATATCAGAGATTGCTCCACCAAAGTACAGAGGAGCTCTCAACTGTAGCTTTCAACTGCTAATCACCTTTGGCATATTGATTGCGAATCTGATCAACTATGGAACCTCTCGGATGGTCGGATACGGGTGGAGGATTTCGCTGGGCGGAGCCGCGGTGCCGGCCCTCATCCTCGGCTTCGGCTCTCTCCTCATCCACGAGACTCCCACGAGCCTCATCGAGCGCGGCAAGAAAGACGAAGGCCTAGCCGCTCTCAAGAAGATCCGTGGCCTGGAAAACGTGGAGAGAGAGTACGACGAGATCGTCCGCGCGACGGAGATGGCGAACAAGATCAAGCACCCGTTCAGGAACCTGATGAAGCGGTCGAGCCGGCCCCAGCTCGTGTGCGGCACGCTCCTCGCCCTCTTCCAGCAGTTCACCGGCATGAACGTGATCATGTTCTACGCGCCCGTCCTGTTCCAGACCGTCGGGTTCGGGGCCAACGCGTCGCTGCTGTCCGCCGTGATCACCGGCTGCGTCAACGCCGTCTCCACCGTCGTCACCATCCTCTTCGCCGACAGCTTCGGCCGGCGGTTTTTGCTCGTGGAAGGCGCCATCCAGATGCTGGCGGGGCAGTGCGTCGCGGGAGGGATCCTGGCCGTTCATCTGCAATCCACTAACGCCATCCCCGAGAAATACGCGCACATTCTGGTAATCGTGGTGTGCGTGTTCGTTGCGGGTTTCGCGTGGTCGTGGGGCCCTCTAGGCTGGCTAATCCCCAGCGAAATATTCCCCCTGGAGACCAGAACCGCCGGATTCTTCTTCGCCGTGAGCACCAACATGATCTGCACCTTCATCATAGCTCAGGCGTTCCTGACGATGATGTGCCACATGAAATCCGcgaccttcttcttcttcgccgTGTGGATTGTGGTTATGATGTGCTTTACTATATTTTTCTTGCCGGAAACAAAGGGAATCcccatagatgagatgaacgaGAGAGCTTGGAAGAAGCATTGGTATTGGAAGAAGTACTGCATTGAAGAAGATGAACAGAAAAAATCTGGGGATCAGGCTGATGAAGATCGGAGCGTCATCAGCCAATAG
- the LOC116017821 gene encoding alkaline ceramidase-like, giving the protein MADGTSSFWGPVTSTKEWCEPNYVHSSYIAEFFNTISNVPCILLAFIGLVNALRQGFEKRFSVLHISNIILAIGSMLYHATLQRMQQQGDETPMVWEMLLYIYILYSPDWHYRSTMPTFLFLYGAVFAIAHSQVRFAIGFKVHYALLCLLCIPRMYKYYIYTEDRLAKRLAKLYLATLLVGTMCWLFDRQFCKDISRWSLNPQGHALWHVLMGFNSYFANTFLMYCRAQQRGWNPTIKHLIGFFPYVKVQKPKSQ; this is encoded by the exons ATGGCAGATGGCACATCAAGCTTTTGGGGCCCTGTGACATCTACCAAAGAGTGGTGTGAACCAAATTATGTTCACTCTTCCTATATCGCAGAGTTTTTCAACACCATCTCAAATGTCCCATGCATTCTCTTGGCCTTCATTGGTCTTGTTAATGCCTTGAGACAAGGGTTTGAAAAAAGGTTCAGTGTCCTCCAcatatcaaatataatacttgcCATAGGAAGCATGCTTTATCATGCCACACTGCAGCGAAT GCAACAACAAGGTGATGAGACACCAATGGTATGGGAAATGCTACTTTATATTTACATCCTCTACTCACCAGACTGGCATTACCGGAGTACTATGCCCACCTTTTTATTCCTTTATGGTGCAGTGTTTGCCATTGCACATTCACAAGTTCGCTTTGCAATCGGGTTTAAGGTGCATTATGCATTACTATGCCTTCTTTGCATTCCTCGTATgtacaaatattacatttatactGAAGACCGATTGGCAAAGCGTCTTGCAAAGTTATACTTGGCCACATTATTGGTTGGCACCATGTGCTGGTTATTTGATCGTCAATTTTGCAAGGACATTTCAAGGTGGAGCCTCAATCCACAGGGTCATGCATTATGGCATGTGCTTATGGGTTTTAATTCATACTTTGCAAACACATTCTTAATGTATTGCCGTGCACAGCAGCGGGGATGGAATCCGACAATTAAGCACTTGATAGGTTTCTTCCCTTACGTGAAGGTTCAAAAGCCAAAGTCACAGTAG
- the LOC116014792 gene encoding uncharacterized protein LOC116014792 isoform X1: MSNFRSWMYNLLDASGYVSSEFKMGVEEFLDFAFNHSKYVFDDTIRCPCVLCANREFHNRDVVVYHLYSKGFIEGYWNWSSHGETFDQYNDRGEVHRNRDDNINAYQSMVIDGVFPNFGLNENERDNDTSLGELPNPSAREFFSLLNDADEALWDGCKKHSKLSAVSQLLNCKSECNMSDSSYDRLISIVKDMLHEGDKLPNNFYKTKKMMRKLGLGYKKIHVCQNNCMLFYKEAETLTECSLCGHPRYKPVKSISTKKRVHFKTLRYLPLIPRLQRLYMSNKTAKHMTWHEFNQSPEGELRHPVDGEAWQHFNRTHPEFAHETRNVRLGLCADGFCPFGPSAKPYSC; encoded by the coding sequence ATGTCAAACTTTCGTTCTTGGATGTATAATCTGCTAGACGCATCAGGATATGTTAGTAGCGAATTTAAAATGGGAGTTGAAGAGTTTTTGGATTTTGCATTCAATCATTCGAAGTATGTTTTTGATGATACTATCCGATGTCCTTGCGTGTTGTGTGCTAATAGGGAATTCCATAATAGAGATGTTGTTGTATACCATCTTTATTCTAAAGGTTTCATTGAAGGTTATTGGAATTGGTCATCACATGGAGAAACTTTTGACCAGTACAATGATAGAGGTGAGGTGCATAGAAATAGAGATGATAACATAAATGCATACCAAAGCATGGTAATTGATGGTGTCTTTCCAAATTTTGGtttaaatgaaaatgaaaggGATAATGATACTTCTCTTGGGGAGTTGCCTAATCCTAGTGCAAGAGAattcttttctttattaaatGATGCCGATGAGGCATTATGGGATGGTTGCAAGAAGCACTCAAAACTTTCAGCCGTGTCGCAATTATTAAATTGTAAGTCCGAGTGTAACATGAGTGATTCATCTTATGATCGACTTATTTCAATAGTAAAAGACATGTTGCATGAAGGTGATAAGCTTCCAAACAATTTCTATAAGACTAAAAAGATGATGAGAAAATTAGGACTtggttataaaaaaattcatgtaTGTCAAAACAATTGTATGCTGTTTTATAAAGAGGCAGAGACATTAACAGAGTGTTCTTTGTGTGGTCATCCTCGGTATAAACCTGTGAAATCAATTAGTACAAAAAAGAGGGTACATTTTAAGACTTTGAGGTATTTGCCACTTATACCAAGGTTACAAAGACTTTATATGTCTAACAAAACAGCAAAACATATGACATGGCATGAATTTAACCAAAGCCCAGAAGGAGAATTAAGGCATCCTGTTGATGGTGAAGCATGGCAGCATTTCAATCGTACCCATCCAGAATTTGCACATGAAACAAGAAATGTAAGACTTGGTTTATGTGCAGATGGGTTTTGTCCATTTGGACCTAGTGCAAAACCATACTCATGTTGA
- the LOC116014792 gene encoding uncharacterized protein LOC116014792 isoform X2 — MVHLPIHLAYEAKVGGPVHYRWMYPFERFLHQLKKKVRNRNYVEGSICEAYLIEEISTFCSHYFEDHVQTRLNRVPRNDDGGDVNANNRLSIFTHPGRPLGQGKMVTRGRGRKYKTQVRGSSSCFAQGVDDDLTSNPSHFVNRHGLQSTHLNASLTDGQQSNAPPHVSPLSSGSQSNVRPDHVASISDGLQSDAPLLNTPLDDHVEEAIEDTVQSLHESATTLTKQTKRRGPNRGRALPSDPSRKIKLNVISGSDFLEDGVAADISAMVKSNFNDHWPTWAQFSDETKAAL, encoded by the exons ATGGTGCACTTACCCATTCATTTAGCTTATGAGGCTAAAGTTGGTGGACCTGTTCATTATAGATGGATGTATCCATTTGAAAG GTTTTtgcatcaattaaaaaaaaaagtgcggAATAGAAACTATGTTGAAGGATCAATATGTGAAGCATATTTGATTGAAGAAATATCTACATTTTGCTCACATTATTTTGAAGATCATGTCCAAACACGATTGAATCGTGTTCCTCGTAATGATGATGGTGGAGATGTGAATGCAAACAATCGTTTGTCAATTTTTACTCATCCGGGTCGACCATTAGGGCAAG gTAAAATGGTGACTAGAGGCAGGGGTAGAAAATATAAAACTCAAGTAAGAGGAAGTTCTAGTTGTTTTGCACAAGGTGTTGATGATGATCTTACTTCTAATCCATCACATTTTGTCAATCGCCATGGATTGCAATCCACACATCTTAATGCATCTTTAACTGACGGACAACAATCCAATGCACCACCTCATGTTTCACCATTATCTAGCGGATCACAATCCAATGTCCGGCCAGATCATGTTGCATCTATATCTGATGGGCTACAATCTGATGCACCTTTGCTAAATACACCACTTGATGATCATGTTGAGGAAGCTATTGAAGATACTGTCCAATCACTTCATGAATCTGCCACTACTTTAACTAAGCAAACAAAGAGGAGGGGGCCTAATAGAGGTAGAGCTCTACCATCTGATCCTTCCAGGAAGATCAAACTGAATGTTATAAGTGGGAG tGATTTTCTAGAAGATGGAGTTGCTGCTGACATTTCTGCTATGGTGAAATCAAATTTTAATGATCATTGGCCAACTTGGGCACAATTTTCTGATGAAACAAAAGCTGCTTTATAG